The segment CTTCTTCATCCTCTTTTTCATCAGAATCATCAGTTGTAGATGCAGGTAAAAGTTTGGTAGCTCCTTCCATTTTAGCTGGGGTATAAGCCCCAGAAGTAGTATAAATAATTTTGCCTTGTGGATCTAGTACATAGAAGTAAGGAGTTTCTTTTTCAGTCATATTTAGTTCATCTTTATATTTACCTAGTGCGCCTTGGTATACTAGAACATACTTATGCAATTCAGGGTCCAGTTCTTTTTTTAGTTTTTCTTCAATTTTTTCTCCTGCGGCCTGTTTAATTCCGCCTATCAT is part of the Bacteroidia bacterium genome and harbors:
- a CDS encoding mitochondrial ATPase complex subunit ATP10, which gives rise to MKSLAFSLVLLFYPALYFAQVGKIFPTLSGTTLDNKNITLPTSTKGKYTVLGIGYSQKSKQELETWLQPAFNTFIYEPEYDAQVYFVIMIGGIKQAAGEKIEEKLKKELDPELHKYVLVYQGALGKYKDELNMTEKETPYFYVLDPQGKIIYTTSGAYTPAKMEGATKLLPASTTDDSDEKEDEEE